The nucleotide sequence CCCGTTTTCATTCTCACCCGTGTATGCGGAGAATGCGCCTGCAAGGCTTCCTTTTCAAGAGTTTGTGGTTGGGATGGCAATGAAAGCATATCACGTGCTGCAGTTCTTTCTACGGCTTAGTTTTGTGCTTTCCGTTTGGCTTCTAATCATACCATTTATCACCTTCTGGATATGGCGTTTCTCATTTGTTAGGAATTATGGTGAAGCCCAGGGACTGTTCTTGAGTCATATCTCTACTACAGTTATTCTTACCGACTGTCTTCATGGGTTCTTGCTCTCTGCAAGTATAGTATTTATTTTCCTTGGGGCCACATCTTTGAGGGATTATTTTCGACATTTGAGAGAAATTGGTGGGCAGGAGGGTGAGGGAGAAGATGAAGGTGCTCGTGTTGCGAGAAGGCAACCACAACCTGCTCAAGCTAACAGAAATCTTGTCGGTGAAGATGCACAGGGGATTGCTGGGGCTGGTCAGATGATCAGAAGGAATGCGGAAAACGTTGCAGCTAGATGGGAGATGCAAGCAGCACGTCTGGAGGCACATGTTGAGCAGATGTTTGACGGTTTGGATGATGGGGATGCTGCAGAGGATGTTCCTTTCGATGAGCTAGTTGGCATGCAGGGCCCTGTTTTCCATTTAGTGGAAAATGCATTTACTGTTCTTGCAAGCAACATGATATTTCTTGGGGTTGTAATCCTCGTTCCTTTCCACCTAGGACGGTTCATACTCTATCATTTGTCATCAGCCACCACTCCTGTCTTATCAACTGGTGTTCTGCTTAGCGAGCAAGCACTTGCCTTGGCTAATATCACATTAAAGAATGCATTGACTGGGGTTACCAATTTCACATCTGATAACAATGTGCTTGGCCATGTTACAGAGGTGTTAAACGTGAATTCTAGCGGACTTGTCGAGTCATCAAACACAAACAATGTCACAGTTCCAGTTTCGTCAGATTTTTTGAAAAGTGTGGCCCTTGGGGCATCATGGCTGTCAGACGTTACAACTCTTGCTGTTGGCTATATATTCATTTTCTCGCTTGTCATGTTCTACTTTGGAGCTATTGCGGTAATTAGGTACGTCAAAGGAGAGCCTTTGACCATGGGAAGGTTATACAGTATTGTTTCTATAGCTGAGGCAATTCCTTCACTCTTGAGACAGTTTGTGGCCGCAATGAGACATTTAATGACTATGATAAAGGTTGCCTTCCTGTTAGTCATTGAGCTCGGGGTTTTCCCTCTCATGTGTGGATGGTGGTTAGATGTTTGCACTATAAGAATGTTTGGCAAGTCTATGACTCAAAGAGTTGAATTCTTTTCAGCATCTCCATTGGCCAGCTCATTGATTCATTGGGTTGTAGGGATTGTCTATATGTTACAAATATCAATATTTGTCAGCCTTTTGCGTGGGGTATAGCCTGCTAACCTTTCAATAAATCATGCTCGACAATTCAATTTCTTCTCCTGTTATTGCGATTTACTATGCATTTGTAGGTTTTGCGTAATGGAGTTCTTTATTTTCTGCGAGATCCAGCTGACCCCAATTACAATCCGTTTCGGGATCTGATTGATGATCCAGTGCACAAGCATGCTCGTAGGGTTCTGTTGTCAGTAACTGTTTATGGGAGCTTAATTGTAATGCTGGTATTTTTGCCGGTTAAGCTTGCGATGCGAACGGCTCCATCTGTTTTCCCTCTTGATATATCGTATGATGTTTCTTGGGCATCAAGTCATTAACTATTTTTTTTCCCAAGTTCTACTGCTTTTGGTATTTTAAATTTTTACGTTGAGTTGTATCTGTTTTTGCAGAGTATCTGATCCATTTACTGAGATCCCTGCTAACATGCTTCTGTTTCAAATTTGCATCCCGTTTGCTATTGAGCACTTCAAGTTAAGGGCAACAATCAAGTCACTTCTTCGCTACTGGTTTACTGCAGTTGGCTGGGCACTTGGTTTAACGGATTTCCTATTACCCAGCCCCGAAGATAATAATGAGCAAGAAAATGGGAACAGAGATCCTGTAAGGCAGGACAGGCTACTGGGTCAAGATAGAGCCGTGGTTGGATATTTGGCTCCTGAAGATCTAAACAGAGCCAGGCAGGCAGCAGCTGATGCTAATCTTGCAGAAGAAGCTGATGGCGATCAACAGTCTGATTCTGGGTAAGTTGTAGGACCAAGTATATATTTCAATTAGTCAAGCTTTAGATCAGACATATGATATCATTTTTTGTTATCTACTAGGAGGTATGGAGGATTTGTACTTTGTATTGTGTTGCTTTTGCTGGCGGCGTGGATGACTTTGCTCATCTTCAATTCCGCTATTATTGTGGTGCCTGTATTCCTTGGACGAGCGCTGTTTAACTCAGTTCCCCTTCTCCCAATAACACATGGCATAAAATGTAACGGTAAGAAAGTCAAACAGAAAGGCACGTTCTTGTGCAATCTACTAGAAGCTTATTTCATTTATTTTGCTTCATTGAAACTATCTCTATTTTACTGATGGTATAGTTGTATAGCTACAAAACATACTTAAAATGACCATGTTCTGTGGTTTTGGAAAGATCTTTTTCCTTTTCTGCATTAATGGTAGTGATGATACCATCCATCCTATTACTTATGAATGGCTCCATTACTTGATTTGGTATATATTAATCTCAAATGGGTCAAATCGATCAAATGGATCAAGTTTCCCTGAGTGTAATTGTAATGCGCACTAACTTTCTGAATTGCTTCATTCAAACATGTAGGTTGTTACTGTGATAATATTGTTTTGGTATAATTGTATTTATATGTAACTCGTTAGTTATGtacaaaaaataatataaaagtgATAAAAGTGGTTGTGGGTCAACCAAAACCTGCTTTGACATGTTACCCAACCTTCCTGACCCACTGGGTTGCATGTTCTTTCTGATAAATAAACAACATTGTGAATTAAGGAAATTACAAGTGCTGAAAATGCATTACTATTTCTTGTAGACCTGTATGCATTCATTATCGGAAGTTATGTCATCTGGACCGCACTGGCTGGTGTAAGATATTCCGTTGATCAAATCAAAACACAGAGAGCTACAGTTTTATTCGGTCAAATCATGAAATGGTGTTCCATTGTTGCAAAAAGCTCTGTACTGTTGTCTATGTGGGTAAGGTCACATTTCCTTTTACCTCTTTCTCTTTACTAGGTTTCTTTCTATCTTGTTTAATATCATCGTTTTACAGATTTTCATCATCCCGGTGTTGATCGGCCTGCTGTTTGAGCTTCTGGTTATCGTACCAATGCGTGTGCCTGTAGATGAAAGCCCGGTTTTTCTTTTGTATCAGGATTGGGCTCTTGGGCTTATCTTCCTCAAGATATGGACTCAACTAGTGAGTTACTACCCTTTCATGTTCAACCCTATTAGTACATAAATATTACCCGTTGCTTGATCTGCTTTTCCAAACAGGTAATGATGGATCACTTGTTGCCTCTAGTGGACGACAGCTGGAGAGTGAAATTTGAGCGGGTGAGGGACCATGGTTTCTCGAGGCTGCAAGGCTTCTGGGTGTTACGAGAGATTGTGGTCCCTATCGTCATGAAGCTCCTAACAGCTTTGTGCATTCCTTACGTATTAGCTAGAGGCGTATTTCCAGTATTTGGGTACCCACTAGTAGTCAACTCAGCGGTCTACCGATTCGCTTGGCTAGGGTGCCTTGGTTTGAGCTTGCTATGCTTTTGTGTCAAGAGGTTCCATGTCTGGTTCACCAACCTCCACAACTCAATAAGAGATGACCGCTATTTGATTGGGCGGCGACTTCATAACTTTGGGGAAGATAAGCCGCAGACCCCTCAAGAGGTGGCGGGTCCCAGTGTTGAGACTTCGGGTTTTGCGGGTGATGCAGATATAGGGTTGAGGCACAGGCGCAATATACCAATCGAGGATTGAGAAGGTACCAGAAACTGGTAAGCAATCCATAATTTAACTTCAGTTGGTGTTTTTCCTTAGCTTTGTGAATATGGTTTGTGGTTAGGGAGTCAAAGGGTATAAAAATGCAAAACCTTAAATGTATTTTGTCAGGGTTTAGTGTATTGTGCAATCATGT is from Helianthus annuus cultivar XRQ/B chromosome 9, HanXRQr2.0-SUNRISE, whole genome shotgun sequence and encodes:
- the LOC110877983 gene encoding probable E3 ubiquitin ligase SUD1, whose translation is MEIAPATHHGVNAPEIDMHDDDDEEEDVCRICRNPGDADNPLRYPCACSGSIKFVHQDCLLQWLNHSNARNCEVCKHPFSFSPVYAENAPARLPFQEFVVGMAMKAYHVLQFFLRLSFVLSVWLLIIPFITFWIWRFSFVRNYGEAQGLFLSHISTTVILTDCLHGFLLSASIVFIFLGATSLRDYFRHLREIGGQEGEGEDEGARVARRQPQPAQANRNLVGEDAQGIAGAGQMIRRNAENVAARWEMQAARLEAHVEQMFDGLDDGDAAEDVPFDELVGMQGPVFHLVENAFTVLASNMIFLGVVILVPFHLGRFILYHLSSATTPVLSTGVLLSEQALALANITLKNALTGVTNFTSDNNVLGHVTEVLNVNSSGLVESSNTNNVTVPVSSDFLKSVALGASWLSDVTTLAVGYIFIFSLVMFYFGAIAVIRYVKGEPLTMGRLYSIVSIAEAIPSLLRQFVAAMRHLMTMIKVAFLLVIELGVFPLMCGWWLDVCTIRMFGKSMTQRVEFFSASPLASSLIHWVVGIVYMLQISIFVSLLRGVLRNGVLYFLRDPADPNYNPFRDLIDDPVHKHARRVLLSVTVYGSLIVMLVFLPVKLAMRTAPSVFPLDISVSDPFTEIPANMLLFQICIPFAIEHFKLRATIKSLLRYWFTAVGWALGLTDFLLPSPEDNNEQENGNRDPVRQDRLLGQDRAVVGYLAPEDLNRARQAAADANLAEEADGDQQSDSGRYGGFVLCIVLLLLAAWMTLLIFNSAIIVVPVFLGRALFNSVPLLPITHGIKCNDLYAFIIGSYVIWTALAGVRYSVDQIKTQRATVLFGQIMKWCSIVAKSSVLLSMWIFIIPVLIGLLFELLVIVPMRVPVDESPVFLLYQDWALGLIFLKIWTQLVMMDHLLPLVDDSWRVKFERVRDHGFSRLQGFWVLREIVVPIVMKLLTALCIPYVLARGVFPVFGYPLVVNSAVYRFAWLGCLGLSLLCFCVKRFHVWFTNLHNSIRDDRYLIGRRLHNFGEDKPQTPQEVAGPSVETSGFAGDADIGLRHRRNIPIED